Proteins encoded by one window of Musa acuminata AAA Group cultivar baxijiao chromosome BXJ2-9, Cavendish_Baxijiao_AAA, whole genome shotgun sequence:
- the LOC135584005 gene encoding U11/U12 small nuclear ribonucleoprotein 48 kDa protein-like isoform X3, producing MDPPLFSFLRHPAPLAPQNPSPSPDPISIPRAADLPTVISLLTDLATLAESTLKSVSDFLSLPPSSAAAAGDGFCRCPYDRNHRMPPESLFRHFLLCASAPGTPLLDLGFLDALRYPGSLKSEAELRTENSFVQSLPAPDADLCFSLDSQLGDLGSGFFYKDCPAVVTTPEPDVATTFTLPGILSAECANFASDRDGESWVLGEGKIRILPSEYWALRCEVEAWNDFPVSYSYTVLRVMSSLNLVEERGLLKRWVISNSPQFGIVIDVAMREHIYLLLKLCLKVIGREACSSLKLFLDNKRLCDPKSLNFECPRLVRSFRWLASQMSILYGEMNSKLFATGMLKESLVQTGSSLMLTSLRRENMENDGSIVINDACVDDTRCGSDEYKSYEDMKLENPSKDASRGQVFVSQVAAAVAALHEKSLLEKRIKALRFSQPHSKSQLILEHSYALARGFEERGKRPNYRPVLEHDGLFWHRAQNQDLGKAKTREELLAEERDYKRRRMSYRGKKAKRNPTEVIRDIIEEHMEEIKQAGGIGCNVKLSADAAIFPVNHDSQNDAISDLCKLQTSDLDDPDARRNTRHKESLDGDAIHSHRSNVNKDFLKSHSKLKYEQHEHWEDQDKSMHERWKNYGSSSSSSHKSLASSRDRIAHEKEHGAAVPPSSKYDRGNTITYHEIRVRKETELLDDIDQNSTYYSSGKVYNPREDGKYNHEQRSRRRSKDYK from the exons ATGGATCCTCCTCTCTTCTCGTTCCTTCGTCATCCCGCTCCACTTGCTCCTCAAAACCCTAGCCCTAGTCCAGATCCCATCTCGATCCCTCGCGCTGCCGATCTCCCGACCGTCATTTCCCTACTCACCGACCTCGCCACACTCGCTGAGTCCACCCTCAAGTCCGTCTCCGACTTCCTATCCCTCCCCCCTTCCTCCGCTGCTGCCGCTGGCGATGGCTTCTGCCGATGCCCTTACGACCGCAACCACCGCATGCCGCCGGAGTCTCTCTTCCGCCACTTCCTCCTATGCGCCTCCGCTCCCGGCACCCCTCTCCTTGACCTCGGCTTCCTCGACGCCCTACGCTATCCCGGCTCCCTCAAGTCCGAGGCCGAGCTCCGGACGGAGAATTCCTTCGTCCAGTCCCTCCCTGCCCCCGACGCCGACCTTTGCTTTTCTCTCGATTCCCAGCTCGGGGACCTCGGCTCCGGCTTCTTCTACAAGGATTGCCCCGCGGTCGTGACCACACCGGAGCCCGATGTCGCCACGACCTTCACTCTACCTGGAATCTTATCCGCGGAGTGCGCCAACTTTGCGAGCGATCGTGATGGAGAAAGTTGGGTTCTCGGGGAAGGTAAGATTCGAATCCTTCCATCCGAGTATTGGGCGTTGAGATGTGAGGTGGAGGCGTGGAATGACTTCCCGGTTTCTTACTCTTATACGGTACTTCGTGTCATGTCGAGCTTGAATTTGGTCGAGGAACGTGGGTTGTTAAAGAGGTGGGTGATCTCAAATTCACCTCAATTTGGGATCGTGATCGATGTTGCCATGCGGGAACATATATATCTACTTCTGAAATTATGCTTGAAAGTTATTGGAAGAGAAGCTTGTTCCTCACTCAAGTTGTTTTTGGACAACAAGCGGCTTTGTGATCCGAAGTCTCTTAATTTTGAGTGTCCTAGATTGGTGAGAAGCTTCCGTTGGTTGGCATCTCAGATGTCAATTCTGTATGGGGAGATGAATTCTAAGTTATTCGCAACTGGAATGCTCAAGGAGTCACTGGTGCAAACTGGGTCTAGCTTGATGTTAACTAGTTTACGCAGAGAAAATATGGAAAACGATGGTAGCATTGTTATCAATGATGCTTGTGTTGATGATACAAGGTGTGGGTCTGATGAGTACAAATCATATGAAGACATGAAACTAGAAAATCCTTCCAAAGATGCTAGTAGGGGCCAAGTCTTTGTTTCTCAGGTTGCTGCTGCAGTCGCTGCATTGCATGAGAAATCCTTGTTGGAGAAAAGGATCAAGGCCCTACGATTTTCCCAGCCACACTCCAAGTCTCAGCT AATACTGGAACACTCGTATGCATTAGCAAGAGGTTTTGAAGAACGTGGAAAGCGCCCCAATTATAGGCCTGTTCTGGAACATGATGGGCTCTTTTGGCATCGAGCACAAAACCAG GATCTTGGGAAAGCCAAGACAAGAGAAGAGCTACTAGCTGAGGAAAGAGATTACAAAAGGAGAAGAATGTCATATCGTGGCAAGAAGGCAAAGCGAAATCCAACAGAG GTAATAAGGGACATCATTGAGGAGCACATGGAGGAAATCAAACAAGCAGGAGGTATCGGATGCAATGTAAAACTCTCTGCTGATGCAGCAATTTTCCCAGTCAACCATGATTCCCAGAATGATGCAATTTCAGATCTTTGTAAGTTGCAAACCAGTGATTTGGATGATCCAGATGCAAGAAGAAATACTCGTCATAAAGAATCACTAGATGGTGATGCTATTCATAGTCATAGATCAAATGTGAACAAAGATTTTCTGAAGTCTCACTCAAAACTGAAGTATGAACAACATGAACATTGGGAAGATCAAGATAAATCTATGCATGAAAGATGGAAGAATTATGGTTCTAGCAGCTCTTCCTCTCACAAAAGTTTGGCTTCATCACGTGACCGAATTGCACATGAAAAGGAGCATGGTGCTGCAGTTCCACCCAGCAGTAAATATGACA GGGGGAATACGATCACATATCACGAGATAAGAGTAAGGAAAGAGACAGAACTTTTGGACGACATAGATCAGA ACAGTACCTATTACTCGTCAGGCAAGGTTTACAATCCAAGAGAAGATGGCAAATATAATCATGAGCAGCGTTCTCGAAGGCGGAGCAAAGATTATAAATAG
- the LOC135584005 gene encoding U11/U12 small nuclear ribonucleoprotein 48 kDa protein-like isoform X1, protein MDPPLFSFLRHPAPLAPQNPSPSPDPISIPRAADLPTVISLLTDLATLAESTLKSVSDFLSLPPSSAAAAGDGFCRCPYDRNHRMPPESLFRHFLLCASAPGTPLLDLGFLDALRYPGSLKSEAELRTENSFVQSLPAPDADLCFSLDSQLGDLGSGFFYKDCPAVVTTPEPDVATTFTLPGILSAECANFASDRDGESWVLGEGKIRILPSEYWALRCEVEAWNDFPVSYSYTVLRVMSSLNLVEERGLLKRWVISNSPQFGIVIDVAMREHIYLLLKLCLKVIGREACSSLKLFLDNKRLCDPKSLNFECPRLVRSFRWLASQMSILYGEMNSKLFATGMLKESLVQTGSSLMLTSLRRENMENDGSIVINDACVDDTRCGSDEYKSYEDMKLENPSKDASRGQVFVSQVAAAVAALHEKSLLEKRIKALRFSQPHSKSQLILEHSYALARGFEERGKRPNYRPVLEHDGLFWHRAQNQDLGKAKTREELLAEERDYKRRRMSYRGKKAKRNPTEVIRDIIEEHMEEIKQAGGIGCNVKLSADAAIFPVNHDSQNDAISDLCKLQTSDLDDPDARRNTRHKESLDGDAIHSHRSNVNKDFLKSHSKLKYEQHEHWEDQDKSMHERWKNYGSSSSSSHKSLASSRDRIAHEKEHGAAVPPSSKYDSMNSGYFSRSRDHINQSTLTSKSSRGEYDHISRDKSKERDRTFGRHRSESVTQDTFEDRYNPSDSYDDYHATYSNVSADSTYYSSGKVYNPREDGKYNHEQRSRRRSKDYK, encoded by the exons ATGGATCCTCCTCTCTTCTCGTTCCTTCGTCATCCCGCTCCACTTGCTCCTCAAAACCCTAGCCCTAGTCCAGATCCCATCTCGATCCCTCGCGCTGCCGATCTCCCGACCGTCATTTCCCTACTCACCGACCTCGCCACACTCGCTGAGTCCACCCTCAAGTCCGTCTCCGACTTCCTATCCCTCCCCCCTTCCTCCGCTGCTGCCGCTGGCGATGGCTTCTGCCGATGCCCTTACGACCGCAACCACCGCATGCCGCCGGAGTCTCTCTTCCGCCACTTCCTCCTATGCGCCTCCGCTCCCGGCACCCCTCTCCTTGACCTCGGCTTCCTCGACGCCCTACGCTATCCCGGCTCCCTCAAGTCCGAGGCCGAGCTCCGGACGGAGAATTCCTTCGTCCAGTCCCTCCCTGCCCCCGACGCCGACCTTTGCTTTTCTCTCGATTCCCAGCTCGGGGACCTCGGCTCCGGCTTCTTCTACAAGGATTGCCCCGCGGTCGTGACCACACCGGAGCCCGATGTCGCCACGACCTTCACTCTACCTGGAATCTTATCCGCGGAGTGCGCCAACTTTGCGAGCGATCGTGATGGAGAAAGTTGGGTTCTCGGGGAAGGTAAGATTCGAATCCTTCCATCCGAGTATTGGGCGTTGAGATGTGAGGTGGAGGCGTGGAATGACTTCCCGGTTTCTTACTCTTATACGGTACTTCGTGTCATGTCGAGCTTGAATTTGGTCGAGGAACGTGGGTTGTTAAAGAGGTGGGTGATCTCAAATTCACCTCAATTTGGGATCGTGATCGATGTTGCCATGCGGGAACATATATATCTACTTCTGAAATTATGCTTGAAAGTTATTGGAAGAGAAGCTTGTTCCTCACTCAAGTTGTTTTTGGACAACAAGCGGCTTTGTGATCCGAAGTCTCTTAATTTTGAGTGTCCTAGATTGGTGAGAAGCTTCCGTTGGTTGGCATCTCAGATGTCAATTCTGTATGGGGAGATGAATTCTAAGTTATTCGCAACTGGAATGCTCAAGGAGTCACTGGTGCAAACTGGGTCTAGCTTGATGTTAACTAGTTTACGCAGAGAAAATATGGAAAACGATGGTAGCATTGTTATCAATGATGCTTGTGTTGATGATACAAGGTGTGGGTCTGATGAGTACAAATCATATGAAGACATGAAACTAGAAAATCCTTCCAAAGATGCTAGTAGGGGCCAAGTCTTTGTTTCTCAGGTTGCTGCTGCAGTCGCTGCATTGCATGAGAAATCCTTGTTGGAGAAAAGGATCAAGGCCCTACGATTTTCCCAGCCACACTCCAAGTCTCAGCT AATACTGGAACACTCGTATGCATTAGCAAGAGGTTTTGAAGAACGTGGAAAGCGCCCCAATTATAGGCCTGTTCTGGAACATGATGGGCTCTTTTGGCATCGAGCACAAAACCAG GATCTTGGGAAAGCCAAGACAAGAGAAGAGCTACTAGCTGAGGAAAGAGATTACAAAAGGAGAAGAATGTCATATCGTGGCAAGAAGGCAAAGCGAAATCCAACAGAG GTAATAAGGGACATCATTGAGGAGCACATGGAGGAAATCAAACAAGCAGGAGGTATCGGATGCAATGTAAAACTCTCTGCTGATGCAGCAATTTTCCCAGTCAACCATGATTCCCAGAATGATGCAATTTCAGATCTTTGTAAGTTGCAAACCAGTGATTTGGATGATCCAGATGCAAGAAGAAATACTCGTCATAAAGAATCACTAGATGGTGATGCTATTCATAGTCATAGATCAAATGTGAACAAAGATTTTCTGAAGTCTCACTCAAAACTGAAGTATGAACAACATGAACATTGGGAAGATCAAGATAAATCTATGCATGAAAGATGGAAGAATTATGGTTCTAGCAGCTCTTCCTCTCACAAAAGTTTGGCTTCATCACGTGACCGAATTGCACATGAAAAGGAGCATGGTGCTGCAGTTCCACCCAGCAGTAAATATGACAGTATGAATTCTGGATATTTTTCTAGGTCAAGAGATCACATAAATCAATCAACTTTAACATCAAAGTCTTCCAGGGGGGAATACGATCACATATCACGAGATAAGAGTAAGGAAAGAGACAGAACTTTTGGACGACATAGATCAGAGTCAGTGACACAGGACACGTTTGAGGATAGATACAATCCTTCTGACTCATATGATGATTATCATGCCACCTACTCTAATGTTTCTGCAGACAGTACCTATTACTCGTCAGGCAAGGTTTACAATCCAAGAGAAGATGGCAAATATAATCATGAGCAGCGTTCTCGAAGGCGGAGCAAAGATTATAAATAG
- the LOC135584005 gene encoding U11/U12 small nuclear ribonucleoprotein 48 kDa protein-like isoform X2 — translation MDPPLFSFLRHPAPLAPQNPSPSPDPISIPRAADLPTVISLLTDLATLAESTLKSVSDFLSLPPSSAAAAGDGFCRCPYDRNHRMPPESLFRHFLLCASAPGTPLLDLGFLDALRYPGSLKSEAELRTENSFVQSLPAPDADLCFSLDSQLGDLGSGFFYKDCPAVVTTPEPDVATTFTLPGILSAECANFASDRDGESWVLGEGKIRILPSEYWALRCEVEAWNDFPVSYSYTVLRVMSSLNLVEERGLLKRWVISNSPQFGIVIDVAMREHIYLLLKLCLKVIGREACSSLKLFLDNKRLCDPKSLNFECPRLVRSFRWLASQMSILYGEMNSKLFATGMLKESLVQTGSSLMLTSLRRENMENDGSIVINDACVDDTRCGSDEYKSYEDMKLENPSKDASRGQVFVSQVAAAVAALHEKSLLEKRIKALRFSQPHSKSQLILEHSYALARGFEERGKRPNYRPVLEHDGLFWHRAQNQDLGKAKTREELLAEERDYKRRRMSYRGKKAKRNPTEVIRDIIEEHMEEIKQAGGIGCNVKLSADAAIFPVNHDSQNDAISDLCKLQTSDLDDPDARRNTRHKESLDGDAIHSHRSNVNKDFLKSHSKLKYEQHEHWEDQDKSMHERWKNYGSSSSSSHKSLASSRDRIAHEKEHGAAVPPSSKYDSMNSGYFSRSRDHINQSTLTSKSSRGEYDHISRDKSKERDRTFGRHRSEQYLLLVRQGLQSKRRWQI, via the exons ATGGATCCTCCTCTCTTCTCGTTCCTTCGTCATCCCGCTCCACTTGCTCCTCAAAACCCTAGCCCTAGTCCAGATCCCATCTCGATCCCTCGCGCTGCCGATCTCCCGACCGTCATTTCCCTACTCACCGACCTCGCCACACTCGCTGAGTCCACCCTCAAGTCCGTCTCCGACTTCCTATCCCTCCCCCCTTCCTCCGCTGCTGCCGCTGGCGATGGCTTCTGCCGATGCCCTTACGACCGCAACCACCGCATGCCGCCGGAGTCTCTCTTCCGCCACTTCCTCCTATGCGCCTCCGCTCCCGGCACCCCTCTCCTTGACCTCGGCTTCCTCGACGCCCTACGCTATCCCGGCTCCCTCAAGTCCGAGGCCGAGCTCCGGACGGAGAATTCCTTCGTCCAGTCCCTCCCTGCCCCCGACGCCGACCTTTGCTTTTCTCTCGATTCCCAGCTCGGGGACCTCGGCTCCGGCTTCTTCTACAAGGATTGCCCCGCGGTCGTGACCACACCGGAGCCCGATGTCGCCACGACCTTCACTCTACCTGGAATCTTATCCGCGGAGTGCGCCAACTTTGCGAGCGATCGTGATGGAGAAAGTTGGGTTCTCGGGGAAGGTAAGATTCGAATCCTTCCATCCGAGTATTGGGCGTTGAGATGTGAGGTGGAGGCGTGGAATGACTTCCCGGTTTCTTACTCTTATACGGTACTTCGTGTCATGTCGAGCTTGAATTTGGTCGAGGAACGTGGGTTGTTAAAGAGGTGGGTGATCTCAAATTCACCTCAATTTGGGATCGTGATCGATGTTGCCATGCGGGAACATATATATCTACTTCTGAAATTATGCTTGAAAGTTATTGGAAGAGAAGCTTGTTCCTCACTCAAGTTGTTTTTGGACAACAAGCGGCTTTGTGATCCGAAGTCTCTTAATTTTGAGTGTCCTAGATTGGTGAGAAGCTTCCGTTGGTTGGCATCTCAGATGTCAATTCTGTATGGGGAGATGAATTCTAAGTTATTCGCAACTGGAATGCTCAAGGAGTCACTGGTGCAAACTGGGTCTAGCTTGATGTTAACTAGTTTACGCAGAGAAAATATGGAAAACGATGGTAGCATTGTTATCAATGATGCTTGTGTTGATGATACAAGGTGTGGGTCTGATGAGTACAAATCATATGAAGACATGAAACTAGAAAATCCTTCCAAAGATGCTAGTAGGGGCCAAGTCTTTGTTTCTCAGGTTGCTGCTGCAGTCGCTGCATTGCATGAGAAATCCTTGTTGGAGAAAAGGATCAAGGCCCTACGATTTTCCCAGCCACACTCCAAGTCTCAGCT AATACTGGAACACTCGTATGCATTAGCAAGAGGTTTTGAAGAACGTGGAAAGCGCCCCAATTATAGGCCTGTTCTGGAACATGATGGGCTCTTTTGGCATCGAGCACAAAACCAG GATCTTGGGAAAGCCAAGACAAGAGAAGAGCTACTAGCTGAGGAAAGAGATTACAAAAGGAGAAGAATGTCATATCGTGGCAAGAAGGCAAAGCGAAATCCAACAGAG GTAATAAGGGACATCATTGAGGAGCACATGGAGGAAATCAAACAAGCAGGAGGTATCGGATGCAATGTAAAACTCTCTGCTGATGCAGCAATTTTCCCAGTCAACCATGATTCCCAGAATGATGCAATTTCAGATCTTTGTAAGTTGCAAACCAGTGATTTGGATGATCCAGATGCAAGAAGAAATACTCGTCATAAAGAATCACTAGATGGTGATGCTATTCATAGTCATAGATCAAATGTGAACAAAGATTTTCTGAAGTCTCACTCAAAACTGAAGTATGAACAACATGAACATTGGGAAGATCAAGATAAATCTATGCATGAAAGATGGAAGAATTATGGTTCTAGCAGCTCTTCCTCTCACAAAAGTTTGGCTTCATCACGTGACCGAATTGCACATGAAAAGGAGCATGGTGCTGCAGTTCCACCCAGCAGTAAATATGACAGTATGAATTCTGGATATTTTTCTAGGTCAAGAGATCACATAAATCAATCAACTTTAACATCAAAGTCTTCCAGGGGGGAATACGATCACATATCACGAGATAAGAGTAAGGAAAGAGACAGAACTTTTGGACGACATAGATCAGA ACAGTACCTATTACTCGTCAGGCAAGGTTTACAATCCAAGAGAAGATGGCAAATATAA